The Leptospira dzoumogneensis genome includes a window with the following:
- the frr gene encoding ribosome recycling factor — MANEEVINAMKSKMDKTVELLKKDFAGVRTGRANPALIEDLRVEYYGTPTPINQLGNISAPEPRLLVVSPYDKGTMKDIEKAIQASGLGLQPTNDGVVIRIIIPELTGERRKELAKVVKSKSEEKKVAVRNIRRDAMEDLKKHSEGISQDELKTLQDQVQKITDSYIDKVSAITAEKEKEITTV; from the coding sequence ATGGCGAATGAAGAAGTAATCAACGCAATGAAGTCCAAGATGGATAAAACCGTGGAACTCCTGAAAAAGGATTTTGCGGGAGTCCGGACCGGCAGGGCGAATCCTGCTTTGATCGAAGATCTTAGAGTAGAATATTACGGAACTCCTACACCAATCAATCAATTGGGAAATATCTCCGCTCCTGAGCCTAGACTTCTGGTAGTTTCTCCTTATGATAAGGGAACTATGAAAGATATCGAAAAGGCGATCCAAGCTTCCGGACTAGGGCTACAACCTACGAACGACGGGGTTGTAATTCGTATCATCATCCCGGAACTTACCGGCGAAAGACGTAAAGAATTGGCAAAAGTGGTAAAATCCAAATCGGAAGAGAAGAAGGTCGCCGTAAGGAACATCCGCCGTGATGCTATGGAAGATCTTAAAAAACATTCCGAAGGAATTTCCCAAGACGAATTAAAAACTCTGCAAGACCAGGTGCAAAAAATTACGGATTCTTATATAGACAAAGTTTCCGCAATTACCGCTGAAAAAGAGAAAGAAATCACTACGGTCTAA